Proteins found in one Erythrobacter sp. KY5 genomic segment:
- a CDS encoding UTP--glucose-1-phosphate uridylyltransferase, with product MSLKPIKKAVFPVAGLGTRFLPATKAIPKELLPIVDRPLIQYAVDEAREAGIEQMIFVTGRGKTAIVEHFDVAYELEDTMSERGKDMSVLDPTRATPGDIITVRQQVPLGLGHAIWCARGIVGDEPFAIFLPDELMIGKKGGTGCMKQMVDAYEETGGNLISVLEVPMEEVSSYGVIAPGAQNGALTEVTGLVEKPPVAEAPSNKIVSGRYILQPEVMRVLEDQEKGAGGEIQLTDAMAKMIGTQPFHAVTFDGNRYDCGSKLGFVEATLALALEREDMGAEVREMAQRLLG from the coding sequence ATGTCACTTAAGCCGATCAAGAAAGCCGTCTTCCCCGTCGCAGGGCTCGGCACACGGTTCCTGCCAGCCACCAAGGCGATACCGAAGGAATTGCTCCCGATCGTCGACCGTCCGCTGATCCAGTACGCTGTGGACGAAGCGCGCGAGGCGGGGATCGAACAGATGATCTTCGTGACCGGGCGCGGCAAGACCGCCATCGTCGAGCATTTCGATGTCGCCTACGAGCTTGAAGACACAATGAGCGAGCGCGGTAAGGACATGTCGGTGCTCGACCCGACGCGCGCGACGCCGGGCGACATCATCACCGTGCGCCAGCAGGTGCCTCTGGGCCTTGGCCACGCGATCTGGTGCGCGCGCGGCATCGTGGGCGATGAACCCTTCGCGATCTTCCTTCCCGACGAATTGATGATCGGCAAGAAGGGCGGGACAGGCTGCATGAAGCAGATGGTCGATGCCTATGAGGAAACCGGCGGCAACCTCATCAGCGTCCTCGAAGTGCCGATGGAGGAGGTCTCCAGCTACGGCGTCATCGCGCCGGGCGCGCAGAACGGAGCGCTCACCGAAGTGACGGGCCTTGTCGAAAAGCCCCCGGTGGCCGAAGCCCCGTCGAACAAGATCGTCTCGGGCCGCTACATCCTCCAGCCCGAAGTCATGCGGGTACTCGAAGACCAGGAAAAAGGCGCAGGCGGCGAGATCCAGCTGACCGACGCAATGGCGAAGATGATCGGCACCCAGCCCTTCCACGCCGTGACCTTCGATGGCAACCGGTACGATTGCGGAAGCAAGCTCGGGTTTGTCGAGGCGACACTGGCGCTCGCGCTGGAACGTGAGGACATGGGTGCAGAAGTGCGCGAAATGGCCCAGAGGCTGCTCGGCTAG
- the murA gene encoding UDP-N-acetylglucosamine 1-carboxyvinyltransferase codes for MDKLIIKGGKRLSGTIPISGAKNAALTLIPCALLTEEPLTLRNLPRLADIDGFQHLMTQFGVSTGIRGKRPEEFGRVVTFEASRITSNVAPYDLVRKMRASILVLGPMLARTGEATVSMPGGCAIGNRPIDLHLKALEAFGADIELTQGYVKASAPDGGLPGGDFDFPVVSVGATENALMAAVLANGTSRLTGAAREPEIVDLCNLLTAMGAEIEGIGTSDLTIYGVKRLNGATYKVMPDRIEAGSYACAAAITGGEVRLDGARAGDMISSLAALRKIGIEVEDDAKGVTIKANGALKPVDLTTAPFPGLATDMQAQLMSLLCKAHGTSVLTETIFENRFMHVPELTRMGADISTEGRIAIVKGPAELTGAEVMATDLRASMSLIIAGLAAKGETQVRRIYHLDRGYERLEEKLQLVGADIERVSDD; via the coding sequence ATGGACAAACTCATCATCAAGGGCGGGAAACGCCTGTCGGGCACCATTCCCATCTCCGGTGCCAAGAATGCCGCTCTCACGCTCATCCCTTGCGCGCTGTTGACCGAAGAGCCGCTGACGCTTCGCAACCTGCCGCGCCTCGCTGATATCGATGGCTTTCAGCACCTGATGACCCAGTTCGGCGTTTCGACCGGTATTCGCGGCAAACGCCCCGAAGAGTTCGGCCGCGTCGTCACTTTCGAAGCGTCGCGGATCACCTCGAACGTTGCGCCCTATGACCTCGTTCGCAAGATGCGCGCCTCGATCCTTGTGCTGGGGCCGATGCTGGCGCGCACGGGTGAGGCGACCGTGTCGATGCCCGGCGGCTGCGCCATCGGCAATCGCCCGATCGACCTGCACCTCAAGGCTCTCGAAGCGTTCGGCGCGGATATCGAACTCACCCAAGGTTACGTCAAAGCCTCCGCCCCCGACGGCGGATTGCCGGGAGGCGATTTCGACTTTCCCGTGGTCAGTGTCGGCGCGACGGAAAACGCGCTCATGGCGGCGGTCCTTGCCAACGGCACGAGCCGCCTGACCGGTGCTGCGCGCGAGCCGGAGATTGTCGACCTGTGCAATCTGCTGACCGCGATGGGCGCGGAGATCGAAGGGATCGGCACGTCCGATCTGACCATTTATGGCGTAAAGCGCCTCAACGGCGCGACCTACAAGGTCATGCCGGACCGGATCGAGGCGGGCTCCTATGCCTGCGCTGCGGCAATCACAGGCGGCGAAGTGCGCCTTGATGGTGCGCGCGCCGGTGACATGATTTCCTCGCTCGCCGCCCTGCGCAAGATCGGTATCGAGGTTGAGGACGACGCCAAGGGCGTGACGATTAAGGCCAACGGAGCCTTGAAGCCGGTCGATCTGACGACCGCCCCGTTCCCCGGCCTTGCCACCGACATGCAGGCGCAGCTGATGAGCCTGCTTTGCAAGGCCCATGGCACCAGCGTTCTGACCGAAACGATCTTTGAAAACCGTTTCATGCATGTGCCGGAGCTGACCCGGATGGGAGCGGACATTTCGACCGAGGGGCGCATCGCCATCGTCAAGGGCCCTGCCGAGCTGACCGGTGCCGAAGTCATGGCGACCGACCTTCGCGCCTCGATGAGCCTCATCATCGCAGGCCTTGCAGCCAAGGGCGAAACACAGGTGCGCCGGATCTATCACCTCGATCGCGGATATGAACGGCTGGAAGAAAAACTCCAGCTCGTCGGCGCCGATATCGAGCGTGTCAGCGACGATTGA
- a CDS encoding response regulator transcription factor, giving the protein MSDCLKSLTEKEKETLRLMARGHDAKSAASELALSVHTINERLRNARRKLDVTSSREAARILLESETAALAGTPKNSAYEQIGDAPDTDTRDHSSNTKHRPNRAAWIGGAIVIILAIGLAFAAMSADHLTEDTPRTGFSQDGAANQACDDELSAWLSMLIGAAEVGPDGTVALRYPVGDPRFLNANSGRYWQISTREQADFASRSLWDKRLDADWENASKETRFFDTDELGEEQLRKVDRILRLAGSETDWLFMIAVKCSSSVTSEH; this is encoded by the coding sequence ATGTCGGACTGCCTCAAATCACTCACCGAAAAGGAAAAAGAAACACTGCGTCTGATGGCACGCGGCCATGATGCGAAGTCGGCCGCGAGCGAGCTTGCCCTGTCGGTGCATACGATTAACGAAAGGCTGCGCAACGCACGGCGCAAGCTGGATGTCACATCGAGCCGCGAGGCCGCGCGCATCCTGCTCGAAAGCGAGACAGCTGCCTTGGCGGGCACCCCCAAAAATTCTGCATACGAACAAATCGGGGATGCGCCGGACACCGACACCAGAGATCATTCCTCCAATACGAAACACAGGCCCAACCGGGCCGCTTGGATAGGAGGAGCTATTGTGATTATTTTAGCCATCGGCTTAGCGTTCGCAGCCATGTCCGCAGATCATTTGACCGAGGACACTCCTCGTACTGGGTTTTCGCAAGACGGTGCGGCCAACCAAGCCTGCGATGATGAATTGTCGGCATGGCTTTCGATGCTGATAGGAGCTGCCGAAGTCGGACCAGATGGAACGGTTGCGCTCCGATATCCCGTCGGTGATCCGAGGTTCCTGAATGCGAACAGCGGAAGATACTGGCAAATTTCGACTCGTGAACAGGCTGACTTTGCCTCACGCTCGCTTTGGGACAAGCGCCTGGATGCCGATTGGGAGAACGCTTCTAAGGAGACAAGGTTCTTTGACACGGACGAATTGGGAGAAGAGCAATTGAGAAAGGTGGACCGCATTCTTCGCCTTGCTGGAAGCGAGACCGATTGGCTTTTCATGATCGCGGTAAAATGCTCCAGCAGTGTCACCTCGGAACATTAG
- a CDS encoding DUF2805 domain-containing protein, with the protein MPSQSRALSEAQQSAVVEMALSDHVRFSQIEDQFGLAEKDVKALMRSRLKPGSYRAWRKRVRTFSDRREHYK; encoded by the coding sequence TTGCCCAGCCAATCCCGCGCCCTTTCCGAAGCCCAGCAAAGCGCCGTCGTCGAAATGGCGCTGAGCGATCACGTGCGCTTTTCGCAGATCGAAGATCAGTTTGGCCTCGCAGAGAAGGACGTAAAGGCGCTCATGCGTTCGCGGCTCAAGCCGGGCAGCTATCGCGCATGGCGCAAGCGCGTGCGCACATTTTCCGACCGGCGCGAGCACTATAAGTGA
- a CDS encoding OB-fold-containig protein: MTLLEPHNLPFAGAAILLIFIALAQVIGMGDMFEGADADLDLDVDADGLEPSGFFASLVSLLGIGRVPFLIWLAMLLFVFAAIGVAGQQGLIETMGAPAPMWLAAPVAAAVALPVTGALTRPLARLLPQDETSAVGLDSLVRRDAEIQIGSARAGSPARSKVIDRHGHPHFVMVEPHDPSAVLTEGETVMLVRREGETFYAVQYENPMLALN, encoded by the coding sequence ATGACTTTGCTGGAACCGCACAACCTGCCTTTTGCAGGCGCTGCGATCCTCTTGATCTTCATCGCGCTCGCACAGGTGATCGGGATGGGCGACATGTTCGAGGGCGCGGATGCCGATCTCGACCTCGATGTCGATGCCGACGGGCTTGAGCCCAGCGGGTTCTTCGCCTCGCTGGTCAGCCTGCTCGGGATTGGACGTGTGCCGTTCCTGATCTGGCTCGCCATGCTGCTGTTCGTCTTCGCCGCAATCGGTGTCGCGGGGCAGCAGGGCCTGATCGAGACGATGGGCGCGCCTGCTCCTATGTGGCTCGCCGCGCCGGTGGCCGCAGCGGTCGCGCTGCCGGTGACAGGGGCGCTCACCCGTCCGCTCGCCCGCCTGCTCCCGCAGGATGAAACCAGTGCGGTCGGGTTAGACAGCCTCGTGCGCCGCGATGCCGAGATACAGATCGGCAGCGCACGCGCAGGCAGCCCGGCGCGCTCAAAGGTGATCGACCGCCACGGCCACCCGCATTTCGTCATGGTCGAACCGCATGACCCCAGCGCCGTCCTGACCGAAGGTGAGACCGTCATGCTGGTGCGCCGCGAGGGCGAGACATTCTACGCCGTTCAATACGAAAACCCGATGCTGGCCCTGAACTAG
- a CDS encoding flotillin family protein, translated as MENLIDLAIWIGLGFLVLLIIFVVLTSLYRRASKEIAFVRTGVGGEKVVMNGGALVLPVFHETMPVNMNTLVLAVVRRDGEALITLDRLRIDVKAEFYVRVRPDAGAIAMAAQTLGQRTMQPDALKDLVEGKFVDALRSVAAGMTMNELHEQRADFVQKVQQVSSNDLAMNGLELESVSLTGLDQTSIEHFNANNAFDAEGLTKLTEQIEARKKLRNDIEQDTRVQMESKNLEADQKSFEIGRDTEYARLQQEREVEVRRASQMSEIAREQAERQREADAARIEAKKQVDAQQIEADRLVEEARIDQQRALEIARQEQQIAVQNKSREESQAKAEADEARAKAVEAEERVVTSRESEIAERQKKIELIEAAKQAEREAIGIKVEAEAEKDAATNRAEAARLEAKGQADAEVLRAEADRIRFEVEAAGQQAINEAANILSMDQISLQTKLALLKVLPEVIRESAKPMEAIDSIKIVQVDGLTNGGGGSNGSGAGGARSGGSGNLATDAVSAALAYRAQAPVLDGLMKELGLDGSSIGGLAKGAADTVQEPANDKSLTQIMADVAEQVQEAEKQIGGDDERTEDAAE; from the coding sequence ATGGAAAACTTAATCGATCTTGCAATCTGGATTGGCCTCGGCTTTCTGGTATTGCTCATCATCTTCGTCGTGCTCACCAGCCTTTATCGCCGCGCGTCCAAGGAAATCGCTTTCGTGCGAACCGGCGTCGGCGGTGAAAAAGTCGTGATGAATGGCGGCGCGCTGGTGCTGCCGGTGTTCCACGAAACCATGCCGGTGAATATGAACACGCTGGTTCTCGCGGTCGTTCGCCGCGATGGCGAGGCGCTGATCACGCTCGACCGCCTGCGCATCGACGTGAAGGCGGAATTCTACGTCCGCGTTCGGCCCGATGCGGGCGCCATCGCGATGGCCGCGCAAACGCTGGGCCAGCGCACGATGCAGCCCGATGCCCTGAAGGATCTCGTCGAAGGAAAGTTCGTCGACGCGCTGCGCTCGGTCGCGGCGGGGATGACCATGAACGAGCTGCACGAACAGCGCGCCGACTTCGTCCAGAAGGTGCAGCAGGTTTCGTCCAACGACCTCGCGATGAACGGTCTGGAGCTGGAATCGGTCTCGCTCACCGGGCTCGACCAGACCAGCATCGAGCATTTCAACGCCAACAACGCCTTCGATGCCGAGGGTCTGACCAAGCTCACCGAACAGATCGAAGCGCGCAAAAAACTGCGCAACGATATCGAGCAGGACACCCGCGTCCAGATGGAGAGCAAGAACCTCGAAGCCGACCAGAAATCGTTCGAGATCGGGCGTGACACCGAATATGCCCGCCTTCAGCAAGAGCGTGAGGTCGAGGTGCGCCGTGCATCGCAAATGTCCGAAATCGCCCGCGAACAGGCCGAGCGTCAGCGCGAGGCAGATGCTGCCCGGATCGAAGCGAAGAAGCAGGTCGATGCCCAGCAGATCGAGGCAGACCGTCTCGTTGAAGAGGCACGCATTGACCAGCAGCGCGCGCTCGAAATCGCCCGGCAGGAACAGCAGATCGCTGTCCAGAACAAGTCGCGCGAGGAAAGCCAGGCCAAGGCCGAAGCCGACGAAGCGCGCGCCAAGGCGGTCGAAGCCGAGGAGCGGGTCGTCACTTCGCGTGAAAGCGAAATCGCCGAGCGTCAGAAGAAAATCGAACTGATCGAGGCTGCAAAGCAGGCAGAGCGCGAAGCCATCGGCATCAAGGTCGAGGCCGAGGCCGAGAAAGACGCCGCGACCAACCGCGCCGAGGCAGCAAGGCTCGAAGCCAAGGGTCAGGCCGACGCCGAAGTGCTGCGCGCCGAAGCCGACCGCATCCGCTTCGAGGTTGAGGCAGCCGGTCAACAGGCGATCAACGAGGCGGCCAACATCCTCTCGATGGACCAGATCAGCCTCCAGACCAAACTCGCTCTGCTCAAGGTCCTGCCAGAGGTCATCCGCGAAAGCGCGAAACCGATGGAAGCGATCGACAGCATCAAGATCGTGCAGGTCGATGGGCTCACCAATGGCGGCGGCGGATCGAACGGATCGGGCGCTGGCGGTGCAAGGAGTGGCGGTTCGGGTAACCTTGCCACCGACGCGGTATCAGCCGCTCTCGCCTACCGTGCGCAGGCGCCGGTTCTCGACGGGTTGATGAAGGAACTGGGCCTTGACGGCTCGTCCATCGGCGGCCTTGCCAAGGGTGCGGCCGACACGGTGCAGGAACCAGCCAACGACAAGTCGCTGACGCAGATCATGGCCGACGTCGCCGAGCAGGTGCAGGAAGCCGAAAAGCAAATCGGCGGGGACGACGAGCGCACGGAAGACGCCGCCGAATAA
- a CDS encoding ribbon-helix-helix domain-containing protein produces MSGGETSGAAYHPPVKRSVAIDGHKTSISLEPLFWDMLKEAAIREDMALSALVAKIDAERIRSVTPPGLASAIRVWLVTNVP; encoded by the coding sequence GTGAGCGGCGGCGAAACTTCGGGTGCGGCGTATCACCCGCCGGTCAAACGCTCGGTCGCGATTGACGGGCACAAGACGTCGATCAGCCTTGAGCCCTTGTTCTGGGACATGCTCAAGGAAGCCGCTATCCGTGAGGATATGGCGCTCAGCGCACTTGTCGCAAAGATCGATGCCGAGCGGATCAGGTCAGTGACGCCGCCCGGTCTCGCCAGTGCGATCCGGGTCTGGCTGGTCACCAACGTGCCCTGA